In Verrucomicrobiota bacterium, the genomic stretch CGGCTCGCCGGGACGGGACTCGCCCTACCGAGTTCAGGGGCCGAGTGCAGGTCCTTTTGGAGCAGGGAACTTCCCATGAAGCAATCCTTTTGAACAATGCTCGACGGGACCACTAAGTCATCGCTTGCCCGGCGGCGTTTGTCTGGCCGGCTCAGAATGACGGCACTCGTCGGGGTCTTGTTCGGAGCAGCGCTGGCTTACGTGTGCCATTTCCCGCTGCCGGATTTCTTCGCCGAAGCGGAGCCCACCTACCTCGAACGACTGTTTTTCAAGCTGACGAAGACGTCGCCGGCGCGGGGCCCAGATGTCATTTTCGTCCCCACGCCGCAGGCCGCCGTGAACCGGATGCTTGAACTCGCGGAACTCAAGCCGGGCGACGTGCTCTACGACCTCGGCTGCGGCGACGGGCGTTTCGTCGTCACCGCAGCCAAGAAATACGGGGTGCGGGCCGCGGGCGTGGACATCGATCCCATGCGGATCGCGCAGTCTCAGCGCAACGTCAAAACGAACGGCGTCGCCCACCTGGTGACGATCCTCAAAGCGGACATTTTTCAACTGGATTTCAGCGACGCGACCGTGGTGACGCTGTATCTGCTCCCGGAGTTGAACGTTCGGCTCATGCCCAGGCTGGCGCAACTTAAGCCGGGCACGCGCATTCTTTCGTTCGATTTTGATATGCGGGGCGCGAAGCCGAGAGCCGTGGAGGAGATTCGCCCGGCGGAAACTCAGAGAACGCACCGAATTTACCAATGGACGGTTCCCTGGGAACCGGAGTGAGGCGATATGTTTCTTGAACCGCGGCCTGATCCCAGGCGCATGCAAGCCGTGCAGTCGCCGATCATCCCGGTCGTCGGCGAGCTGATCAAGAATCACCCGCGAACGATTTCCCTGGGCCAGGGCGTCGTTCACTACGGCCCGCCGAAGGAAGCCTTCGATCAGCTCAGCCAATTTCTCGCCGAGCCGGAGAATCACAAATACAAACTGGTCCAGGGCATCCCGCCCTTGCTCGAAATCCTGAAGGCGAAGCTTGAATCGGAAAACAGAATCCAACTTGGCGAAGCGAACGCTTTGATCGTCACTGCGGGCGGCAACATGGCATTTATGAACGCCGTGCTGGCCATCACCGATCCGGGCGATGAGGTGATTCTTCAGACGCCCTATTACTTCAATCACGAAATGGCGGTGGTGATGGCCGGTTGCCGGCCGGTGCTCGTGTCCACGGACGAGAATTATCAACTGCGGCCGGAGGCGATTCGCCAGGCCATCACGTCTCGGACCCGCGCCGTGGTTACGATCTCCCCCAATAACCCGACGGGCGCGGTGTATCCCGAACAGGCCCTCCGTGAAGTCAATGCCCTGTGCCGCGACCGCGGCGTGTTTCATATCCACGATGAAGCCTACGAATATTTCACGTACGACGACGCGCGGCATTTCTCGCCCGCTTCAATCCCGGACAGCGCTCCGCACACGATTTCGTTGTTCTCGCTCTCGAAGGCTTTTGGATTCGCAAGCTGGCGCATTGGTTACATGGTGATCCCGGAGCGCTTGCTGGTCTCGGTGAAGAAGATTCAAGACACGATTCTGATTTGCGCGCCGGTGATCTCTCAATTCGCGGCCGTGGGCGCGCTCAAGGCCGGACGGGCGTACTGCCAATCGCAAATGGCTTCCATCATCGAGGTGCGCAAGTTGTTCCTCAAAGAATTGGAAAGCCTCAAGACGTTCTGCACGATTCCGGCCGCATCCGGTGCATTCTATTTTCTGCTGCGATTGCGCATCGACTGGAAACCCATGGACCTGGTGGAACGGCTGATTCGTGATTTTCGCGTGGCAGTGATCCCTGGCACCACTTTCGGTCTCGAAACCGGCTGCTGCCTTCGCGTGGCGTACGGCGCGTTGCGTGAAGAAACGGCTCGAGAGGGGATTGGACGCCTGGTGCGAGGTCTGAAGACGCTTATCAAAGCTTAGAGCCTTTCTGAAAAATGGGTGGAGCGGGCTACCAGCCCGTGTTTGGCGGCAACTTGCCGACAAAAGGCCCGGCGGCTGAAGACAGTTTTCAGACACGCTCTCAGAGCGTGTCCGAAAATTCCGCGGGGTCCTGTTTTCGCGCCAAAGGCCGGATGGCGAGGCGCAACGAAGGAGAATATCCTCCCTGGATCTTCGACTGAGGAGCAACGAAGCCAGGCGGCCTTTGGCGCGAAAACCCTCCGGGCGGCGGGTCTTTTGTCCGTGGCCTGCGTTGGCTCGGTCCTTACAGCCCGCGTTGGGGATGCTCGGACCTCGCCGCCTTGGCCACAGCCAAAATCCCTCGCCGCAGGACCCCGCGCAATTTTCGGACACGCTCTTAGTCTTTGTACGCTTCCAGCCGCTTCCGGATCTGATCGGCCAACTCCAGGTTCTGCTCCGCCACAGCCGCCTGGATGGCGAGCTCGGAAGTTGCGACGGCCGGTTCGAATTGTCCTGCCGCCGCATAAGCGATCGCCAGCGTTTCCAGCATCGCCGGGTCGCGGCGTTGGGTGAGGTCCACGGCGCGCGTTGCGACGCGGATGGCTTCGGCGGGATTGCGCGCGCCGG encodes the following:
- a CDS encoding class I SAM-dependent methyltransferase, which codes for MLDGTTKSSLARRRLSGRLRMTALVGVLFGAALAYVCHFPLPDFFAEAEPTYLERLFFKLTKTSPARGPDVIFVPTPQAAVNRMLELAELKPGDVLYDLGCGDGRFVVTAAKKYGVRAAGVDIDPMRIAQSQRNVKTNGVAHLVTILKADIFQLDFSDATVVTLYLLPELNVRLMPRLAQLKPGTRILSFDFDMRGAKPRAVEEIRPAETQRTHRIYQWTVPWEPE
- a CDS encoding pyridoxal phosphate-dependent aminotransferase, which gives rise to MQAVQSPIIPVVGELIKNHPRTISLGQGVVHYGPPKEAFDQLSQFLAEPENHKYKLVQGIPPLLEILKAKLESENRIQLGEANALIVTAGGNMAFMNAVLAITDPGDEVILQTPYYFNHEMAVVMAGCRPVLVSTDENYQLRPEAIRQAITSRTRAVVTISPNNPTGAVYPEQALREVNALCRDRGVFHIHDEAYEYFTYDDARHFSPASIPDSAPHTISLFSLSKAFGFASWRIGYMVIPERLLVSVKKIQDTILICAPVISQFAAVGALKAGRAYCQSQMASIIEVRKLFLKELESLKTFCTIPAASGAFYFLLRLRIDWKPMDLVERLIRDFRVAVIPGTTFGLETGCCLRVAYGALREETAREGIGRLVRGLKTLIKA